A region of Arabidopsis thaliana chromosome 5, partial sequence DNA encodes the following proteins:
- the CA2 gene encoding carbonic anhydrase 2 (carbonic anhydrase 2 (CA2); FUNCTIONS IN: carbonate dehydratase activity, zinc ion binding; INVOLVED IN: defense response to bacterium, carbon utilization; LOCATED IN: cytosol, chloroplast thylakoid membrane, apoplast, chloroplast, cytoplasm; EXPRESSED IN: 23 plant structures; EXPRESSED DURING: 13 growth stages; CONTAINS InterPro DOMAIN/s: Carbonic anhydrase, prokaryotic-like, conserved site (InterPro:IPR015892), Carbonic anhydrase (InterPro:IPR001765); BEST Arabidopsis thaliana protein match is: carbonic anhydrase 1 (TAIR:AT3G01500.2); Has 5023 Blast hits to 5008 proteins in 1512 species: Archae - 36; Bacteria - 3889; Metazoa - 60; Fungi - 203; Plants - 352; Viruses - 0; Other Eukaryotes - 483 (source: NCBI BLink).), whose product MVPFWTTVSRNGSSDSETTLQSASKATKQYKYPSLRPSHRLSLLFLFPFHLSANGACFRCTCFSHFKLELRRMGNESYEDAIEALKKLLIEKDDLKDVAAAKVKKITAELQAASSSDSKSFDPVERIKEGFVTFKKEKYETNPALYGELAKGQSPKYMVFACSDSRVCPSHVLDFHPGDAFVVRNIANMVPPFDKVKYAGVGAAIEYAVLHLKVENIVVIGHSACGGIKGLMSFPLDGNNSTDFIEDWVKICLPAKSKVLAESESSAFEDQCGRCERVRGSECVTSKPIDISICERRSCERNTCFEGRLL is encoded by the exons TATAAATATCCTTCTCTTCGTCCCTCTCATCGCCTgtctctcctcttcctcttcccgTTCCATTTATCCGCAAACGGAGCTTGTTTTCGGTGCACCTGCTTCAGCCACTTCAAACTTG AACTGAGAAGGATGGGAAACGAATCATATGAAGACGCCATCGAAGCTCTCAAGAAGCTTCTCAT TGAGAAGGATGATCTGAAGGATGTAGCTGCGGCCAAGGTGAAGAAGATCACGGCGGAGCTTCAGGCAGCCTCGTCATCGGACAGCAAATCTTTTGATCCCGTCGAACGAATTAAGGAAGGCTTCGTCACCTTCAAGAAGGAGAAATACGa GACCAATCCTGCTTTGTATGGTGAGCTCGCCAAAGGTCAAAGCCcaaag TACATGGTGTTTGCTTGTTCGGACTCACGAGTGTGCCCATCACACGTACTAGACTTCCATCCTGGAGATGCCTTCGTGGTTCGTAATATCGCCAATATGGTTCCTCCTTTTGACAAG GTCAAATATGCAGGAGTTGGAGCCGCCATTGAATACGCTGTCTTGCACCTTAAG GTGGAAAACATTGTGGTGATAGGGCACAGTGCATGTGGTGGCATCAAGGGGCTTATGTCATTTCCTCTTGACGGAAACAACTCTAC TGACTTCATAGAGGATTGGGTCAAAATCTGTTTACCAGCAAAGTCAAAAGTTTTGGCAGAAAGTGAAAGTTCAGCATTTGAAGACCAATGTGGCCGATGCGAAAGGGTAC GAGGCAGTGAATGTGTCACTAGCAAACCTATTGACATATCCATTTGTGAGAGAAGGAGTTGTGAAAGGAACACTTGCTTTGAAGGGAGGCTACTATGA
- the CA2 gene encoding carbonic anhydrase 2 has translation MGNESYEDAIEALKKLLIEKDDLKDVAAAKVKKITAELQAASSSDSKSFDPVERIKEGFVTFKKEKYETNPALYGELAKGQSPKYMVFACSDSRVCPSHVLDFHPGDAFVVRNIANMVPPFDKVKYAGVGAAIEYAVLHLKVENIVVIGHSACGGIKGLMSFPLDGNNSTDFIEDWVKICLPAKSKVLAESESSAFEDQCGRCEREAVNVSLANLLTYPFVREGVVKGTLALKGGYYDFVNGSFELWELQFGISPVHSI, from the exons ATGGGAAACGAATCATATGAAGACGCCATCGAAGCTCTCAAGAAGCTTCTCAT TGAGAAGGATGATCTGAAGGATGTAGCTGCGGCCAAGGTGAAGAAGATCACGGCGGAGCTTCAGGCAGCCTCGTCATCGGACAGCAAATCTTTTGATCCCGTCGAACGAATTAAGGAAGGCTTCGTCACCTTCAAGAAGGAGAAATACGa GACCAATCCTGCTTTGTATGGTGAGCTCGCCAAAGGTCAAAGCCcaaag TACATGGTGTTTGCTTGTTCGGACTCACGAGTGTGCCCATCACACGTACTAGACTTCCATCCTGGAGATGCCTTCGTGGTTCGTAATATCGCCAATATGGTTCCTCCTTTTGACAAG GTCAAATATGCAGGAGTTGGAGCCGCCATTGAATACGCTGTCTTGCACCTTAAG GTGGAAAACATTGTGGTGATAGGGCACAGTGCATGTGGTGGCATCAAGGGGCTTATGTCATTTCCTCTTGACGGAAACAACTCTAC TGACTTCATAGAGGATTGGGTCAAAATCTGTTTACCAGCAAAGTCAAAAGTTTTGGCAGAAAGTGAAAGTTCAGCATTTGAAGACCAATGTGGCCGATGCGAAAGG GAGGCAGTGAATGTGTCACTAGCAAACCTATTGACATATCCATTTGTGAGAGAAGGAGTTGTGAAAGGAACACTTGCTTTGAAGGGAGGCTACTATGACTTTGTTAATGGCTCCTTTGAGCTTTGGGAGCTCCAGTTTGGAATTTCCCCCGTTCATTCTATATGA
- the CA2 gene encoding carbonic anhydrase 2 (carbonic anhydrase 2 (CA2); FUNCTIONS IN: carbonate dehydratase activity, zinc ion binding; INVOLVED IN: defense response to bacterium, carbon utilization; LOCATED IN: cytosol, chloroplast thylakoid membrane, apoplast, chloroplast, cytoplasm; EXPRESSED IN: 23 plant structures; EXPRESSED DURING: 13 growth stages; CONTAINS InterPro DOMAIN/s: Carbonic anhydrase, prokaryotic-like, conserved site (InterPro:IPR015892), Carbonic anhydrase (InterPro:IPR001765); BEST Arabidopsis thaliana protein match is: carbonic anhydrase 1 (TAIR:AT3G01500.3); Has 5107 Blast hits to 5090 proteins in 1530 species: Archae - 36; Bacteria - 3948; Metazoa - 60; Fungi - 213; Plants - 355; Viruses - 0; Other Eukaryotes - 495 (source: NCBI BLink).) produces the protein MVPFWTTVSRNGSSDSETTLQSASKATKQYKYPSLRPSHRLSLLFLFPFHLSANGACFRCTCFSHFKLELRRMGNESYEDAIEALKKLLIEKDDLKDVAAAKVKKITAELQAASSSDSKSFDPVERIKEGFVTFKKEKYETNPALYGELAKGQSPKYMVFACSDSRVCPSHVLDFHPGDAFVVRNIANMVPPFDKVKYAGVGAAIEYAVLHLKVENIVVIGHSACGGIKGLMSFPLDGNNSTDFIEDWVKICLPAKSKVLAESESSAFEDQCGRCERVLNVSLANLLTYPFVREGVVKGTLALKGGYYDFVNGSFELWELQFGISPVHSI, from the exons TATAAATATCCTTCTCTTCGTCCCTCTCATCGCCTgtctctcctcttcctcttcccgTTCCATTTATCCGCAAACGGAGCTTGTTTTCGGTGCACCTGCTTCAGCCACTTCAAACTTG AACTGAGAAGGATGGGAAACGAATCATATGAAGACGCCATCGAAGCTCTCAAGAAGCTTCTCAT TGAGAAGGATGATCTGAAGGATGTAGCTGCGGCCAAGGTGAAGAAGATCACGGCGGAGCTTCAGGCAGCCTCGTCATCGGACAGCAAATCTTTTGATCCCGTCGAACGAATTAAGGAAGGCTTCGTCACCTTCAAGAAGGAGAAATACGa GACCAATCCTGCTTTGTATGGTGAGCTCGCCAAAGGTCAAAGCCcaaag TACATGGTGTTTGCTTGTTCGGACTCACGAGTGTGCCCATCACACGTACTAGACTTCCATCCTGGAGATGCCTTCGTGGTTCGTAATATCGCCAATATGGTTCCTCCTTTTGACAAG GTCAAATATGCAGGAGTTGGAGCCGCCATTGAATACGCTGTCTTGCACCTTAAG GTGGAAAACATTGTGGTGATAGGGCACAGTGCATGTGGTGGCATCAAGGGGCTTATGTCATTTCCTCTTGACGGAAACAACTCTAC TGACTTCATAGAGGATTGGGTCAAAATCTGTTTACCAGCAAAGTCAAAAGTTTTGGCAGAAAGTGAAAGTTCAGCATTTGAAGACCAATGTGGCCGATGCGAAAGGGTAC TGAATGTGTCACTAGCAAACCTATTGACATATCCATTTGTGAGAGAAGGAGTTGTGAAAGGAACACTTGCTTTGAAGGGAGGCTACTATGACTTTGTTAATGGCTCCTTTGAGCTTTGGGAGCTCCAGTTTGGAATTTCCCCCGTTCATTCTATATGA
- the CA2 gene encoding carbonic anhydrase 2 (carbonic anhydrase 2 (CA2); FUNCTIONS IN: carbonate dehydratase activity, zinc ion binding; INVOLVED IN: defense response to bacterium, carbon utilization; LOCATED IN: in 7 components; EXPRESSED IN: 24 plant structures; EXPRESSED DURING: 13 growth stages; CONTAINS InterPro DOMAIN/s: Carbonic anhydrase, prokaryotic-like, conserved site (InterPro:IPR015892), Carbonic anhydrase (InterPro:IPR001765); BEST Arabidopsis thaliana protein match is: carbonic anhydrase 1 (TAIR:AT3G01500.2); Has 5122 Blast hits to 5105 proteins in 1527 species: Archae - 36; Bacteria - 3955; Metazoa - 59; Fungi - 207; Plants - 361; Viruses - 0; Other Eukaryotes - 504 (source: NCBI BLink).) — protein MVPFWTTVSRNGSSDSETTLQSASKATKQYKYPSLRPSHRLSLLFLFPFHLSANGACFRCTCFSHFKLELRRMGNESYEDAIEALKKLLIEKDDLKDVAAAKVKKITAELQAASSSDSKSFDPVERIKEGFVTFKKEKYETNPALYGELAKGQSPKYMVFACSDSRVCPSHVLDFHPGDAFVVRNIANMVPPFDKVKYAGVGAAIEYAVLHLKVENIVVIGHSACGGIKGLMSFPLDGNNSTDFIEDWVKICLPAKSKVLAESESSAFEDQCGRCEREAVNVSLANLLTYPFVREGVVKGTLALKGGYYDFVNGSFELWELQFGISPVHSI, from the exons TATAAATATCCTTCTCTTCGTCCCTCTCATCGCCTgtctctcctcttcctcttcccgTTCCATTTATCCGCAAACGGAGCTTGTTTTCGGTGCACCTGCTTCAGCCACTTCAAACTTG AACTGAGAAGGATGGGAAACGAATCATATGAAGACGCCATCGAAGCTCTCAAGAAGCTTCTCAT TGAGAAGGATGATCTGAAGGATGTAGCTGCGGCCAAGGTGAAGAAGATCACGGCGGAGCTTCAGGCAGCCTCGTCATCGGACAGCAAATCTTTTGATCCCGTCGAACGAATTAAGGAAGGCTTCGTCACCTTCAAGAAGGAGAAATACGa GACCAATCCTGCTTTGTATGGTGAGCTCGCCAAAGGTCAAAGCCcaaag TACATGGTGTTTGCTTGTTCGGACTCACGAGTGTGCCCATCACACGTACTAGACTTCCATCCTGGAGATGCCTTCGTGGTTCGTAATATCGCCAATATGGTTCCTCCTTTTGACAAG GTCAAATATGCAGGAGTTGGAGCCGCCATTGAATACGCTGTCTTGCACCTTAAG GTGGAAAACATTGTGGTGATAGGGCACAGTGCATGTGGTGGCATCAAGGGGCTTATGTCATTTCCTCTTGACGGAAACAACTCTAC TGACTTCATAGAGGATTGGGTCAAAATCTGTTTACCAGCAAAGTCAAAAGTTTTGGCAGAAAGTGAAAGTTCAGCATTTGAAGACCAATGTGGCCGATGCGAAAGG GAGGCAGTGAATGTGTCACTAGCAAACCTATTGACATATCCATTTGTGAGAGAAGGAGTTGTGAAAGGAACACTTGCTTTGAAGGGAGGCTACTATGACTTTGTTAATGGCTCCTTTGAGCTTTGGGAGCTCCAGTTTGGAATTTCCCCCGTTCATTCTATATGA
- the CA2 gene encoding carbonic anhydrase 2 (carbonic anhydrase 2 (CA2); FUNCTIONS IN: carbonate dehydratase activity, zinc ion binding; INVOLVED IN: defense response to bacterium, carbon utilization; LOCATED IN: cytosol, chloroplast thylakoid membrane, apoplast, chloroplast, cytoplasm; EXPRESSED IN: 23 plant structures; EXPRESSED DURING: 13 growth stages; CONTAINS InterPro DOMAIN/s: Carbonic anhydrase, prokaryotic-like, conserved site (InterPro:IPR015892), Carbonic anhydrase (InterPro:IPR001765); BEST Arabidopsis thaliana protein match is: carbonic anhydrase 1 (TAIR:AT3G01500.3); Has 5114 Blast hits to 5097 proteins in 1529 species: Archae - 36; Bacteria - 3948; Metazoa - 60; Fungi - 213; Plants - 357; Viruses - 0; Other Eukaryotes - 500 (source: NCBI BLink).) has product MVPFWTTVSRNGSSDSETTLQSASKATKQYKYPSLRPSHRLSLLFLFPFHLSANGACFRCTCFSHFKLELRRMGNESYEDAIEALKKLLIEKDDLKDVAAAKVKKITAELQAASSSDSKSFDPVERIKEGFVTFKKEKYETNPALYGELAKGQSPKYMVFACSDSRVCPSHVLDFHPGDAFVVRNIANMVPPFDKVKYAGVGAAIEYAVLHLKVENIVVIGHSACGGIKGLMSFPLDGNNSTDFIEDWVKICLPAKSKVLAESESSAFEDQCGRCERAVNVSLANLLTYPFVREGVVKGTLALKGGYYDFVNGSFELWELQFGISPVHSI; this is encoded by the exons TATAAATATCCTTCTCTTCGTCCCTCTCATCGCCTgtctctcctcttcctcttcccgTTCCATTTATCCGCAAACGGAGCTTGTTTTCGGTGCACCTGCTTCAGCCACTTCAAACTTG AACTGAGAAGGATGGGAAACGAATCATATGAAGACGCCATCGAAGCTCTCAAGAAGCTTCTCAT TGAGAAGGATGATCTGAAGGATGTAGCTGCGGCCAAGGTGAAGAAGATCACGGCGGAGCTTCAGGCAGCCTCGTCATCGGACAGCAAATCTTTTGATCCCGTCGAACGAATTAAGGAAGGCTTCGTCACCTTCAAGAAGGAGAAATACGa GACCAATCCTGCTTTGTATGGTGAGCTCGCCAAAGGTCAAAGCCcaaag TACATGGTGTTTGCTTGTTCGGACTCACGAGTGTGCCCATCACACGTACTAGACTTCCATCCTGGAGATGCCTTCGTGGTTCGTAATATCGCCAATATGGTTCCTCCTTTTGACAAG GTCAAATATGCAGGAGTTGGAGCCGCCATTGAATACGCTGTCTTGCACCTTAAG GTGGAAAACATTGTGGTGATAGGGCACAGTGCATGTGGTGGCATCAAGGGGCTTATGTCATTTCCTCTTGACGGAAACAACTCTAC TGACTTCATAGAGGATTGGGTCAAAATCTGTTTACCAGCAAAGTCAAAAGTTTTGGCAGAAAGTGAAAGTTCAGCATTTGAAGACCAATGTGGCCGATGCGAAAGG GCAGTGAATGTGTCACTAGCAAACCTATTGACATATCCATTTGTGAGAGAAGGAGTTGTGAAAGGAACACTTGCTTTGAAGGGAGGCTACTATGACTTTGTTAATGGCTCCTTTGAGCTTTGGGAGCTCCAGTTTGGAATTTCCCCCGTTCATTCTATATGA